In the Aliarcobacter cryaerophilus genome, one interval contains:
- a CDS encoding YraN family protein: MSREKGDFAEKRAISFLIDLNYIIVETNFYAKKLGEIDIVAKKDNIYHFCEVKSANSFEAAVQNLTKSKLSKIKRSVDYYLQIKKLDVAFCIDAIIVNDDSIEILENITM, from the coding sequence ATGAGTCGAGAAAAAGGAGATTTTGCTGAAAAAAGAGCAATATCTTTTTTAATTGACTTAAATTATATAATAGTAGAGACAAATTTTTATGCTAAAAAGCTAGGAGAGATTGATATTGTTGCAAAAAAAGATAATATTTATCATTTTTGTGAAGTAAAATCTGCTAACAGTTTTGAGGCAGCAGTTCAAAATTTGACAAAATCTAAGTTATCAAAAATAAAAAGAAGTGTAGATTATTATTTACAAATAAAAAAATTAGATGTAGCATTTTGTATTGATGCAATTATTGTAAATGATGATTCAATTGAAATTTTGGAAAATATTACTATGTAG
- a CDS encoding sensor histidine kinase: MNIKLPKSSTLLFVNILIFLFITLFAYFILQENIKLNNSKNQEILFFKIKDKSSALLTKVLQKYHNKKEFIKERHQIALTLLEKGLDVDSIKIILNKDLEYNKFEVSILSKDLIIEDSSIFTDIGTDLSLLKKQFKQFENSQEIKVSIPEYSLEFLKFLSYSTSSLKNGKYLQISYSYDEFISELREIQEFINNTPIIEKSISYIISDDYVGNFAFKTIPSHKKTIEELESRLKKGSELLGVLGGNSYISYYKTVDNKKLHIAYLLQNSPIYTDAEILFCIVFDENQFMRDILYLKLVSFFVFIAGATAIYLTYKLRTKELLLNYKDKFIAHSIHEIKTPLSIITINIQLREKLYGEDKYTKKIDGALKTLENSYEDMTFLHTKDKIEYEIVEINLQKALENRVKYFSTIADCQNRKIELITNNNFYPKMSKIELNRLVDNNISNAIKYSNIGSTISIILKDNILEFHSKGAKIENPKGIFKKYKREDKNTGGHGLGLAIVSDICKKYNFEIEVLSQNSINTFRYILKN, translated from the coding sequence TTGAATATAAAACTACCAAAATCATCAACTTTATTATTTGTAAATATATTAATTTTCTTATTTATTACACTATTTGCATATTTTATACTACAAGAAAATATAAAATTAAATAACTCAAAAAATCAAGAGATACTTTTTTTCAAAATAAAGGATAAAAGTTCTGCTCTTTTAACAAAAGTTTTGCAAAAGTATCATAATAAAAAAGAGTTTATAAAAGAGAGACACCAAATAGCTTTAACTCTTTTAGAAAAAGGATTAGATGTCGATAGTATAAAAATAATTTTAAATAAAGATTTAGAATATAATAAATTTGAAGTTTCTATATTAAGTAAAGATTTAATAATTGAAGATAGTTCAATTTTTACAGATATAGGAACCGACCTATCATTACTTAAAAAACAGTTTAAACAATTTGAAAACAGTCAAGAAATAAAAGTATCAATTCCAGAATACTCTTTAGAGTTTTTAAAATTTTTAAGTTATTCAACTTCTAGTTTAAAAAATGGTAAATATTTGCAAATATCATACTCTTATGATGAATTTATTAGCGAACTAAGAGAGATTCAAGAGTTTATAAATAATACTCCTATTATTGAAAAATCTATATCATACATTATATCTGATGATTATGTTGGAAATTTTGCTTTCAAAACTATACCTTCACATAAAAAAACAATTGAAGAGTTAGAAAGTAGATTAAAAAAAGGAAGTGAACTTTTAGGGGTTTTAGGAGGAAATAGTTATATTTCATACTATAAAACAGTTGACAATAAGAAACTTCATATAGCTTATTTACTTCAAAATAGTCCAATTTATACCGATGCAGAAATTTTATTTTGTATTGTTTTTGATGAGAATCAATTTATGAGAGATATTTTGTATCTAAAATTAGTTTCATTTTTTGTTTTTATTGCTGGAGCAACTGCTATATATCTTACTTATAAACTAAGAACTAAAGAGCTACTTTTAAACTATAAAGATAAATTTATTGCACACTCTATTCATGAAATAAAAACTCCACTATCAATTATTACAATAAATATTCAACTAAGAGAGAAACTTTATGGTGAAGACAAATATACAAAAAAGATAGATGGAGCTTTAAAAACTTTAGAAAATTCATATGAAGATATGACTTTTCTTCATACAAAAGATAAAATTGAGTACGAAATTGTTGAAATAAATCTTCAAAAAGCGCTAGAAAATCGTGTAAAGTATTTTAGTACAATTGCAGATTGTCAAAATAGAAAAATAGAACTTATAACTAACAATAATTTTTATCCAAAAATGAGTAAAATAGAACTAAACAGATTGGTTGATAACAATATTTCAAATGCTATAAAATATTCAAACATTGGTTCCACTATATCTATAATTTTAAAAGATAATATCCTTGAATTTCACTCAAAAGGTGCTAAAATAGAAAATCCAAAAGGAATCTTTAAAAAATATAAAAGAGAGGACAAAAATACAGGTGGACATGGTCTGGGATTAGCAATAGTTAGTGATATTTGTAAAAAATATAATTTCGAAATAGAGGTTTTAAGTCAAAACTCTATAAATACTTTTAGATATATTCTAAAGAATTAA
- a CDS encoding response regulator transcription factor: MKIFLLEDDFSLNESIKDMLESENFIVDSFYDGKIALDNISGDYELFILDIFVPNLNGILILEKIKKINKNSIVFIMSANIDIDTIKGAYLKGCDDYIKKPFNIQELLFKLAKFKKNSNIFKFDDETLFDMETKKFIYNNSEIELTKNEKNFLHLLICNQGKCVNYTLIEDVVYDGEFKSLDAIRSLIKRLRKKLPKDIIFNNLDEGYFIK, from the coding sequence ATGAAGATTTTTTTGCTTGAAGATGATTTTTCACTAAATGAATCAATAAAAGATATGCTAGAAAGTGAGAACTTTATTGTTGATTCTTTTTATGATGGTAAAATTGCACTTGATAATATAAGTGGTGATTATGAACTTTTTATATTAGATATTTTTGTTCCAAACTTAAATGGTATTTTAATTTTAGAAAAAATAAAAAAGATTAATAAAAACTCAATTGTATTTATTATGAGTGCAAATATTGATATAGATACCATAAAAGGTGCTTATCTAAAAGGATGTGATGATTATATTAAAAAGCCTTTCAATATTCAAGAATTACTTTTCAAGCTTGCAAAATTTAAGAAGAATAGTAATATTTTCAAATTTGATGATGAGACACTATTTGATATGGAAACAAAAAAATTCATATACAATAATAGTGAGATTGAACTCACAAAAAATGAAAAGAATTTTCTTCACCTTCTAATATGTAATCAAGGAAAATGTGTAAACTACACTTTAATAGAAGATGTAGTATATGATGGTGAATTTAAAAGCTTAGATGCTATTAGAAGTTTGATAAAAAGACTTAGAAAAAAGCTTCCAAAAGATATTATATTTAACAATCTTGATGAGGGGTATTTTATAAAATAG
- the thiS gene encoding sulfur carrier protein ThiS: MNISIIWDNIIRKKMKVIINGQDKILEDNLSLKEIIQNLNIEDKVMACAVNMDIVKKESWSSYIPKDNDTIELLNFVGGG, translated from the coding sequence ATGAATATTAGTATAATTTGGGATAATATTATTAGGAAGAAGATGAAAGTTATTATAAATGGGCAAGATAAAATTTTAGAGGATAATTTAAGCCTAAAAGAGATTATACAAAATCTCAATATTGAAGATAAAGTTATGGCCTGTGCTGTAAATATGGATATTGTTAAAAAAGAGAGTTGGAGTAGTTATATACCAAAAGATAACGACACAATAGAACTTTTAAATTTTGTTGGTGGTGGATGA
- the pyk gene encoding pyruvate kinase: protein MDKKTKILATLGPSSNSLEMIEKLIDAGANMFRLNFSHGSHEYHQETLDNIRQAMQNKKKIVGILQDISGPKIRVGELKEPFLLEAGDTVTFEKEEIVGYKKGPKEYVVSINYPYILEKIKIDEYIYLYDGIIRAKVIETNPKVKAEIENSGTLSSRKGVNFPNTIIDIEVITKKDEADIAWGVKNRVDYFAISFVQNAKDMRRARELLGDYKGKLIAKIEKFDAVSNIDEIIEVSDGIMVARGDLGIEVPYYDVPTIQKMLIKKSNAKGIPVITATQMLLSMTQNERATRAEISDVANAVLDGTDIVMLSEESAVGENPVNVVETMHNIIKQTEKIFDHEKRYKFTYLDEFDVIQATVTKLADDLSADGILSLTSSGNSARKMSRYRPITPLYTFAHDKETLTGLTALWGVQPITTVKEAQASKMIQRMLRSLEKREILNKKGLYICTVGYPVGIPGSTNTIKILTPSEIEFYLNFKENREKIKTEKKVNLA, encoded by the coding sequence ATGGATAAAAAAACAAAAATTTTAGCAACACTAGGACCTTCTAGTAACAGTTTGGAAATGATAGAGAAATTAATTGATGCTGGTGCAAATATGTTTAGACTAAATTTTTCACATGGTAGCCATGAATACCATCAAGAAACTCTAGATAATATTAGACAAGCTATGCAAAATAAGAAAAAAATCGTAGGAATTTTACAAGATATTTCAGGACCAAAAATAAGAGTTGGTGAGTTAAAAGAACCTTTTTTATTGGAAGCTGGTGACACTGTAACTTTTGAAAAAGAAGAGATTGTTGGATATAAAAAAGGACCTAAAGAGTATGTTGTATCTATAAATTATCCATATATTTTAGAAAAAATAAAAATTGATGAGTACATATATTTATATGACGGAATTATTAGAGCAAAAGTTATAGAAACAAATCCAAAAGTAAAAGCTGAAATTGAAAATAGTGGAACATTAAGTTCAAGAAAAGGAGTTAATTTTCCAAATACAATTATCGATATTGAAGTTATTACAAAAAAAGATGAAGCTGATATTGCTTGGGGTGTAAAAAATAGAGTTGACTATTTTGCAATATCATTTGTACAAAATGCAAAAGATATGAGAAGAGCAAGAGAACTTTTAGGTGATTATAAAGGTAAATTGATAGCAAAAATTGAAAAATTTGATGCTGTTTCAAATATTGATGAAATTATTGAAGTAAGTGATGGGATCATGGTTGCACGAGGTGATTTAGGAATTGAAGTTCCATATTATGATGTTCCCACAATTCAAAAAATGTTAATAAAAAAATCAAATGCAAAAGGAATTCCTGTAATTACTGCAACTCAAATGCTTTTATCTATGACACAAAATGAAAGAGCAACAAGAGCTGAAATATCTGACGTTGCAAATGCTGTTTTAGATGGAACTGATATTGTAATGCTAAGCGAAGAGAGTGCAGTTGGAGAAAATCCTGTAAATGTTGTTGAGACTATGCACAATATCATAAAACAAACAGAAAAAATATTTGACCATGAAAAAAGATATAAATTTACATATCTTGATGAGTTCGATGTAATTCAAGCAACTGTTACAAAACTAGCAGATGATTTAAGTGCAGATGGTATTTTATCACTTACAAGTAGTGGAAATTCGGCTAGAAAAATGTCTAGATATAGACCAATAACTCCATTATACACATTTGCTCATGATAAAGAAACACTTACAGGTCTAACTGCTCTTTGGGGAGTTCAACCAATTACAACTGTAAAAGAGGCTCAAGCTTCAAAAATGATTCAAAGAATGTTAAGAAGCTTAGAAAAAAGAGAAATTTTAAATAAAAAAGGATTATATATATGTACAGTTGGTTATCCTGTTGGGATTCCAGGAAGTACGAATACTATAAAAATTTTAACTCCTAGTGAAATAGAGTTTTACTTAAACTTTAAAGAAAATAGAGAAAAAATCAAAACTGAAAAAAAAGTAAATTTAGCATAA